The proteins below come from a single Chryseobacterium bernardetii genomic window:
- the cysD gene encoding sulfate adenylyltransferase subunit CysD — protein MSTYHLDYLDQLEAESIYILREVAGQFERPALLFSGGKDSIVLAHLASKAFRYGKIPFRFVHVDTGHNFPEVLNFRDELVNQLEVDLVVRKVEDTILKKGLTEPKGKFPSRNWLQTFTLLDTIEEFEFDACIGGARRDEEKARAKERIFSVRDEFGQWDPKLQRPELWSIFNGKIHKGENVRVFPISNWTELDIWNYIRREKIELPSIYFSHEREVVDLNGQWIANSDHATLETDDVITVKKIRYRTVGDMTCTAAVESKATTIDAVIEEIVATRISERGETRIDDRVTEAAMEDRKKGGYF, from the coding sequence ATGTCAACATATCATTTAGATTATCTGGATCAGCTGGAAGCTGAATCAATTTATATTTTAAGGGAAGTCGCAGGACAGTTTGAACGCCCGGCACTTCTGTTCAGCGGAGGAAAAGACAGTATTGTACTGGCGCATTTAGCTTCAAAAGCCTTCCGTTATGGAAAAATACCATTCAGGTTTGTTCATGTAGATACAGGACATAACTTTCCAGAGGTATTAAACTTCAGGGATGAACTTGTTAACCAATTAGAAGTTGATTTAGTGGTTCGTAAGGTTGAAGATACCATCCTAAAGAAAGGCTTAACGGAGCCTAAAGGAAAATTCCCAAGCAGGAACTGGCTGCAGACCTTCACTTTACTGGATACTATAGAAGAGTTTGAATTTGATGCCTGTATCGGAGGAGCCCGCAGAGATGAAGAGAAGGCCCGTGCCAAGGAAAGAATCTTTTCAGTGCGTGATGAATTCGGACAATGGGATCCAAAACTACAGCGTCCTGAGTTATGGAGTATCTTCAACGGAAAAATCCATAAAGGAGAAAATGTAAGAGTATTCCCGATCAGCAACTGGACAGAACTTGATATCTGGAATTACATCCGCAGAGAGAAAATTGAGCTTCCTTCCATTTACTTTTCGCATGAAAGGGAAGTGGTAGACCTGAATGGGCAATGGATCGCAAACTCTGACCACGCCACCCTGGAAACAGATGATGTAATTACCGTAAAAAAGATAAGATACAGAACAGTAGGGGATATGACCTGTACCGCAGCCGTAGAATCTAAAGCAACAACCATTGATGCTGTAATTGAAGAAATTGTAGCCACCAGGATTTCAGAACGCGGAGAAACAAGAATTGATGACCGTGTTACAGAGGCAGCTATGGAAGACCGCAAAAAAGGAGGCTATTTTTAG
- a CDS encoding sulfate adenylyltransferase subunit 1, with the protein MDILRFITAGSVDDGKSTLIGRLLYDSKSILQDQLEILEKHSKNKNDDGVDLALLTDGLRAEREQGITIDVAYRYFSTSKRKFIIADAPGHVQYTRNMITGASNSDLMVILIDARQGVIEQTRRHSIIASLLKLKKVAVAINKMDMVDYSQEVFETIKADYAKIAASLGLKEVSYFPISALKGDNIVSGSSHTDWYQGPSLLEYLENVTLNEEQNTGSRFQVQYVIRPQTEALHDYRGYAGQVLSGKFQKGDKIQVLPAGIISEIVKIEINGIEKEEAFEGQPVVFHVADDVDISRGDIFATEEQLPAVEKDLEVLLCWLDQKALQPGNKYLLQQNSRLIRAVVKEIDYKIDVNTLTQEKAEGNIKLNEVVKVTLRTAQPLVYDSFINNKRTGSAILVDETSNSTVAACIIQ; encoded by the coding sequence ATGGATATATTAAGATTTATAACAGCAGGAAGCGTAGATGACGGTAAAAGTACCCTTATCGGAAGACTGCTATACGATAGTAAAAGTATTTTACAGGACCAGTTAGAGATACTGGAAAAACATTCTAAAAATAAAAATGATGACGGCGTAGACCTTGCTCTTCTGACAGACGGCTTACGTGCTGAAAGAGAGCAGGGAATTACCATTGATGTAGCCTACAGGTATTTTTCAACCTCAAAAAGAAAATTCATCATTGCGGATGCTCCCGGACACGTACAGTATACCAGAAATATGATTACCGGAGCCTCCAACTCGGATCTGATGGTCATTCTGATCGATGCCAGACAAGGTGTGATTGAACAGACCAGAAGGCATTCCATCATCGCCTCATTATTAAAACTGAAGAAAGTAGCCGTAGCCATTAATAAAATGGATATGGTAGATTACTCGCAGGAAGTCTTTGAAACCATTAAAGCAGATTACGCTAAAATTGCAGCAAGTCTTGGATTGAAAGAGGTAAGCTATTTCCCGATTTCTGCGTTGAAGGGAGACAATATTGTTTCCGGATCTTCTCATACAGATTGGTATCAGGGTCCATCTCTTTTAGAATATCTGGAAAATGTAACATTGAATGAAGAACAGAATACCGGCAGCCGTTTCCAGGTGCAATACGTGATCCGGCCTCAAACTGAAGCACTGCATGACTACAGAGGATATGCAGGTCAGGTCTTGAGTGGTAAGTTCCAGAAAGGAGATAAAATCCAGGTTCTTCCGGCAGGCATTATCAGTGAAATTGTTAAAATAGAGATCAATGGGATTGAAAAAGAAGAAGCTTTTGAAGGGCAGCCTGTGGTTTTTCATGTAGCAGATGATGTAGACATCAGCCGAGGCGATATTTTTGCCACGGAAGAACAACTTCCTGCCGTTGAAAAAGACCTTGAAGTCCTGTTGTGCTGGCTGGACCAGAAAGCGCTGCAACCTGGTAATAAATACCTGCTACAGCAAAACAGCAGGCTGATAAGAGCTGTGGTAAAAGAGATTGATTACAAGATTGATGTCAATACACTTACTCAGGAGAAAGCTGAAGGTAACATAAAACTGAATGAAGTAGTAAAAGTAACCCTGCGAACGGCACAGCCTTTGGTCTATGATAGTTTTATCAATAACAAAAGAACAGGTTCTGCAATTTTGGTAGATGAAACATCCAATTCAACGGTTGCAGCCTGCATAATTCAGTAA
- the epsC gene encoding serine O-acetyltransferase EpsC — MSVSNQFIERIRESKEYKAHGFFDRAKVKIFVKELYKVLFLPQQINTSDQLKQDFAQLQDHLSILINTITKDEDLTEVQVNAFFEALPQIYSHLVQDAQSILEFDPAAASLEEIYLAYPGYFATYVYRISHQLWNQEVPVLPRVISEYAHSKTGIDIHPGAVIGEYFFIDHGTGIVIGETTIIGNHVKIYQGVTLGALNVSKEKANQKRHPNIEDHVIIYSGATILGGNTTIGRESIIGGNVWITQDVPPNSLVYNKSEIRIKDNNPLPESLTFVI, encoded by the coding sequence ATGTCAGTTTCAAACCAATTTATCGAAAGAATTCGAGAGAGTAAAGAGTATAAAGCCCATGGATTCTTTGACAGAGCAAAGGTAAAGATTTTTGTAAAAGAATTGTATAAAGTATTGTTTCTTCCACAACAAATCAATACTTCCGATCAGCTGAAACAGGATTTTGCCCAACTGCAGGATCATCTTTCAATCCTGATCAATACTATTACAAAGGATGAAGATCTTACCGAAGTACAGGTAAATGCTTTTTTTGAAGCCCTGCCACAAATCTATAGCCATCTCGTTCAGGATGCACAATCTATTCTTGAATTTGATCCGGCAGCAGCTTCTCTGGAAGAAATATACCTTGCTTACCCGGGATATTTTGCAACCTATGTTTACAGAATTTCCCACCAGCTCTGGAATCAGGAAGTACCTGTTTTACCCCGCGTTATTTCAGAATATGCACACAGTAAAACAGGAATAGACATTCATCCCGGCGCAGTGATCGGAGAATATTTTTTCATCGATCACGGAACCGGAATTGTCATAGGAGAAACTACCATCATTGGCAATCATGTGAAAATATATCAGGGAGTAACCCTGGGCGCCTTGAATGTCTCCAAAGAAAAAGCCAACCAGAAAAGGCATCCCAATATTGAAGACCATGTCATTATTTATTCGGGTGCAACTATTCTGGGTGGAAATACAACCATAGGCAGAGAAAGCATTATCGGCGGAAATGTATGGATTACACAGGATGTACCGCCCAACTCCCTGGTTTACAATAAAAGCGAAATAAGAATAAAGGATAACAATCCATTACCGGAATCATTAACCTTTGTAATATAA
- the cysK gene encoding cysteine synthase A, with product MKFQNALETIGNTPVVKINNLFNSDHEIWIKLEKSNPGGSIKDRIALAMIEDAEAKGLLNKDSTIIEPTSGNTGIGLALVAAVKGYKLILVMPESMSIERRKIMEAYGAEFVLTPREKGMKGAIEKANELAEETPNSWIPRQFDNPANVKIHVETTAQEILKDFPEGLDYVITGVGTGGHITGIAKALKEQYPNLKVIAVEPELSPVLSGGSPAPHPLQGLGAGFVPSILDITLLDGVITVGKDEAYEYAINAAKKEGLFVGVSTGAALAAIAKHLPQIQPGAKILTINYDTGERYLSLEGLF from the coding sequence ATGAAATTTCAGAATGCACTAGAAACCATTGGAAATACACCAGTTGTAAAGATTAATAATTTATTCAATTCAGATCATGAAATCTGGATCAAATTGGAAAAAAGCAACCCAGGCGGAAGCATCAAGGACAGAATTGCCTTGGCCATGATTGAAGATGCTGAAGCTAAAGGATTATTAAATAAAGACAGTACCATCATTGAACCTACCAGTGGAAACACAGGAATTGGACTGGCATTGGTGGCTGCAGTAAAAGGATATAAGCTTATTCTGGTAATGCCTGAAAGTATGAGTATAGAACGTCGTAAGATTATGGAAGCCTATGGTGCCGAATTTGTGCTTACACCAAGAGAAAAAGGGATGAAAGGGGCTATTGAGAAAGCTAACGAATTAGCAGAAGAAACCCCAAATTCATGGATCCCGAGACAGTTCGATAATCCTGCCAACGTAAAAATACATGTAGAAACCACAGCTCAGGAAATTTTGAAAGATTTCCCGGAAGGATTGGACTACGTGATTACAGGAGTAGGAACCGGCGGACATATCACAGGAATTGCCAAAGCATTAAAAGAACAGTATCCTAACCTTAAAGTGATTGCAGTAGAACCGGAACTTTCCCCCGTATTAAGCGGCGGAAGCCCTGCACCACATCCATTGCAAGGTTTGGGAGCCGGATTTGTTCCTTCTATCTTAGACATTACCCTTTTAGACGGAGTGATTACAGTAGGCAAGGATGAAGCGTATGAGTATGCCATTAATGCAGCTAAAAAAGAAGGCCTTTTTGTGGGAGTTTCTACAGGAGCCGCGTTAGCCGCTATCGCAAAACATTTACCGCAAATACAGCCTGGAGCTAAAATTCTTACTATCAATTACGACACCGGAGAACGATATCTTTCTCTTGAGGGACTCTTCTAA
- the cobA gene encoding uroporphyrinogen-III C-methyltransferase yields the protein MNPTIKSPKVYLIGAGPGNPDLITVKAVKAIAKADVVLADRLVSPEILETYVNKDTELIYVGKECSKDASTPQSLINNLMVDYALQNKTVVRLKGGDVSIFSNILDELQALKRNHIPFEIIPGITAALGAAAYAGMPLTARGYSTSVRFLTYYKSEILTEGYWKELAATQDTLVFYMSKGNLTDLVEKFVELNISNDKKIAVIEQATTPYQKVYTSSFEDFSKTLGDKSFASPSLVVIGKVVNLHEEFSWLENAEQEGLYFKSVENGSLIPKTQNFFEYAV from the coding sequence ATGAATCCAACTATAAAATCACCTAAGGTTTACCTTATCGGTGCAGGGCCTGGCAACCCTGATTTGATCACAGTAAAAGCCGTAAAAGCCATCGCCAAAGCAGATGTTGTTCTGGCAGACCGCCTCGTAAGTCCTGAAATTTTAGAAACTTACGTTAACAAAGACACAGAGCTTATTTATGTAGGGAAAGAATGCAGCAAAGATGCGTCTACCCCCCAATCACTTATCAATAATTTAATGGTAGACTATGCTTTACAGAATAAAACGGTGGTAAGACTTAAAGGCGGAGATGTTTCTATTTTCTCCAATATCCTGGATGAACTCCAGGCTTTGAAAAGAAATCATATTCCGTTTGAGATTATTCCCGGAATTACTGCTGCTTTGGGCGCTGCTGCTTATGCAGGAATGCCTTTAACAGCCAGAGGATATTCAACATCTGTTCGTTTTCTCACTTATTACAAGTCTGAAATTCTTACTGAAGGCTACTGGAAAGAACTTGCTGCCACCCAGGATACCCTTGTATTCTATATGTCTAAAGGCAACCTGACCGATCTTGTAGAAAAGTTCGTTGAATTAAATATTTCAAACGATAAAAAAATTGCTGTGATTGAACAGGCTACAACCCCATACCAGAAAGTGTATACCTCATCTTTTGAGGATTTCAGTAAAACACTGGGAGATAAATCCTTTGCCTCACCATCATTGGTTGTGATAGGAAAAGTGGTGAATCTTCATGAAGAGTTTTCCTGGCTGGAAAATGCAGAACAGGAAGGTCTTTATTTCAAATCGGTGGAAAATGGAAGCTTAATCCCCAAAACTCAAAATTTCTTCGAATATGCTGTCTGA